Proteins encoded in a region of the Lepeophtheirus salmonis chromosome 6, UVic_Lsal_1.4, whole genome shotgun sequence genome:
- the LOC121119936 gene encoding kinetochore protein NDC80 homolog, giving the protein MQARNSMGGKSLGAGSLMLSTLASCENLKDVRKRSSSKNRNSHLKTPISQSQLQHMSSSSRKTGSTSKNRGSIVVPDSRATKDTRPLRDKHWQTEQVKNLIDFLREHNYPNRELTSKSFPLSASEFRCLFNFLYGILSPGYVLPQKFESELTSLLKGLDYPGVISKSTFVTIGSLHSWPSILGVIVFIKEMVVYYLERKSQSFFVKVDENGQESEDMESKLYFEFYINTYNKFMDGQSDFEQEIKELESKLLDHLDLNPQDLQSLIKKRDQLKETFDSIKAETNHLDSLRQKKELMAKDREYFMDYKAKYIDYTEKKSK; this is encoded by the exons ATGCAGGCTCGAAATTCTATGGGTGGGAAATCTCTGGGAGCAGGTTCTCTAATGCTTTCAACTTTAGCATCATGTGAGAATTTGAAAGATGTCAGAAAGCGAAGTTCTTCCAAGAATCGGAACTCCCATTTGAAAACACCCATTTCTCAGTCCCAGTTACAGCATATGTCGAGTTCATCGCg GAAAACGGGCTCCACATCCAAAAACCGAGGATCGATTGTTGTTCCCGATTCGAGAGCCACAAAGGATACTCGGCCTCTAAGAGATAAGCATTGGCAAACGGAACAAGTGAAAAACCTTATTGATTTCCTTAGAGAACACAACTATCCAAACAGAGAACTCACTTCCAAAAGTTTTCCTTTGAGTGCCTCTGAGTTTCGATGTCTCTTTAACTTTTTGTACGGAATTCTCTCTCCTGGTTATGTTCTCCCACAAAAGTTTGAGTCAGAACTTACTTCTTTATTAAAG GGACTTGATTATCCAGGAGTCATTTCCAAGTCAACATTCGTCACTATTGGATCACTACACTCATGGCCTAGTATTCTTGGTGTTATTGTTTTCATAAAAGAGATGGTTGTATATTACTTGGAGCGAAAAAGTCAATCCTTCTTTGTGAAGGTGGATGAAAACGGTCAGGAATCCGAAGATATGGAAAGTAAactctattttgaattttatattaatacctACAATAAGTTTATGGATGGTCAAAGTGACTTTGAGCAAGAGATCAAAGAACTGGAGTCCAAACTATTGGATCACCTAGATTTGAATCCTCAAGACTTACAAAGTCTAATAAAAAAACGTGATCAGTTGAAGGAAACTTTTGATAGCATCAAAGCCGAAACAAATCACCTTGATTCACTTCGTCAAAAGAAGGAACTTATGGCCAAGGATCGTGAATACTTTATGGATTATAAAGCCAAATACATTGACTAcactgaaaaaaaaag